The Procambarus clarkii isolate CNS0578487 chromosome 7, FALCON_Pclarkii_2.0, whole genome shotgun sequence genome window below encodes:
- the LOC123761447 gene encoding uncharacterized protein produces MVLFDERTEELTEGALFWNHRKINGMPRALVARFRKATKTAAAVLNEIHRLNVPESVIEKWRSELLIIARSLNNRSSANNIEHTIEAYGENIRHRKNQITTYAVSSKMRAVLRNKNEVEKKKLRDLIKIYNQNHPDLSEADVLTGILPWHNLLLHQNTSVSLTEKRSAVEKFELQKRCREEESLTIQEMITWLQYYKKKRDKLSEYIQELQCDSFPSCLCKDSNTYTIENPILSEEEKRGLLALLNQGQKQCADKLTEAKHLFSSYQPNEVYEPFLELLESDEDEDMYLQNE; encoded by the exons ATGGTATTATTTGATG AGCGTACAGAAGAACTGACAGAGGGGGCACTCTTTTGGAATCACAGAAAAATTAATGGAATGCCTCGGGCATTAGTTGCCAGATTCAGAAAG gcCACAAAGACAGCTGCAGCAGTTTTAAATGAGATTCACAGGCTTAATGTCCCAGAATCTGTTATTGAGAAATGGAGATCAGAATTACTGATCATTGCAAGATCCTTAAATAACAGATCCTCTGCCAATAACATTGAGCATACTATCGAGGCATATGGAGAGAATATAAGGCATCGCAAAAATCAGATTACCACTTATGCAG TTTCATCTAAAATGAGAGCTGTATTGAGAAACAAAAATGAAGTTGAGAAAAAAAAACTACGAGATCTCATAAAAATCTACAATCAGAACCATCCGGATTTGTCTGAAGCAGATGTTTTAACTGGCATCCTTccatggcacaatttattgcTTCATCAAAACACAAGTG TGTCCCTGACTGAAAAAAGAAGTGCAGTGGAAAAGTTTGAGCTCCAGAAGAGATGTAGAGAGGAGGAATCACTAACCATTCAAGAAATGATAACATGGTTACAGTACTACAAAAAGAAAAGGGACAAACTATCCGAGTATATTCAAGAATTACAATGTGATTCTTTCCCTTCATGTCTCTGCAAG GATTCTAACACGTACACAATTGAAAACCCAATTCTGTCAGAAGAAGAGAAACGTGGATTATTGGCTCTTCTCAATCAGGGTCAAAAGCAATGTGCTGACAAGCTTACTGAAGCCAAACATTTATTTAGTTCCTACCAGCCAAATGAGGTCTATGAGCCTTTCTTGGAGCTCTTAGAAAGTGATGAAGAtgaagacatgtatttacaaaatgaatag